The following proteins are co-located in the Rhea pennata isolate bPtePen1 chromosome 2, bPtePen1.pri, whole genome shotgun sequence genome:
- the PABPC1 gene encoding polyadenylate-binding protein 1, whose product MNPSAPSYPMASLYVGDLHPDVTEAMLYEKFSPAGPILSIRVCRDMITRRSLGYAYVNFQQPADAERALDTMNFDVIKGKPVRIMWSQRDPSLRKSGVGNIFIKNLDKSIDNKALYDTFSAFGNILSCKVVCDENGSKGYGFVHFETQEAAERAIEKMNGMLLNDRKVFVGRFKSRKEREAELGARAKEFTNVYIKNFGEDMDDERLKELFGKFGPALSVKVMTDESGKSKGFGFVSFERHEDAQKAVDEMNGKELNGKQIYVGRAQKKVERQTELKRKFEQMKQDRITRYQGVNLYVKNLDDGIDDERLRKEFSPFGTITSAKVMMEGGRSKGFGFVCFSSPEEATKAVTEMNGRIVATKPLYVALAQRKEERQAHLTNQYMQRMASVRAVPNPVINPYQPAPPSGYFMAAIPQTQNRAAYYPTSQLAQLRPSPRWTAQGARPHPFQNMPGAIRPAAPRPPFSTMRPASSQVPRVMSTQRVANTSTQTMGPRPAAAATAATPAVRTVPQYKYAAGVRNPQQHLNTQPQVAMQQPAVHVQGQEPLTASMLASAPPQEQKQMLGERLFPLIQNMHPTLAGKITGMLLEIDNSELLHMLESPESLRSKVDEAVAVLQAHQAKEAAQKAVNNPTGVPSV is encoded by the exons ATGAACCCCAGCGCCCCCAGCTACCCCATGGCCTCCCTCTACGTGGGGGACCTGCACCCCGACGTCACGGAGGCCATGCTCTACGAGAAGTTCAGCCCCGCCGGGCCCATCCTCTCCATCCGCGTCTGCAGGGACATGATCACCCGCCGGTCGCTCGGCTACGCCTATGTCAACTTCCAGCAGCCCGCCGACG CTGAACGAGCTTTGGATACCATGAACTTCGATGTCATTAAAGGCAAACCAGTGCGCATCATGTGGTCTCAGCGCGATCCATCTCTACGCAAAAGTGGTGTAGGAAACATCTTCATCAAAAACTTGGACAAATCAATTGATAACAAAGCTTTGTATGacacattttctgcttttggaaaCATTCTGTCTTGTAAG gtGGTATGTGATGAAAATGGATCCAAGGGTTATGGATTTGTACATTTTGAGAcacaagaagctgcagaaagagcTATTGAAAAAATGAATGGTATGCTGCTTAATGACCGCAAAGT ATTTGTTGGAAGGTTTAAATCCCGCAAGGAACGTGAGGCTGAGCTTGGAGCCAGAGCAAAAGAATTCACCAATGTTTACATCAAGAATTTTGGAGAAGACATGGATGATGAAAGACTTAAGGAACTCTTTGGCAAGTTTG gtccTGCCTTAAGTGTGAAAGTTATGACCGATGAGAGTGGAAAATCTAAAGGCTTTGGCTTCGTTAGTTTTGAAAGACATGAAGATGCCCAGAAA GCTGTAGATGAGATGAATGGAAAAGAGCTCAATGGGAAACAAATCTATGTTGGCCGGGCTCAGAAAAAGGTGGAAAGACAGACGGAGCTCAAGCGCAAGTTTGAACAAATGAAACAGGACAGGATCACCAGATACCAG ggtGTAAACCTTTATGTGAAAAATCTTGATGATGGAATTGATGATGAACGTCTTCGAAAAGAATTCTCCCCGTTTGGTACAATCACTAGTGCAAAG GTCATGATGGAAGGTGGCCGCAGCAAAGGATTTGGATTTGTATGCTTTTCTTCACCAGAAGAAGCTACCAAAGCTGTCACAGAGATGAATGGTAGAATTGTGGCTACCAAACCATTATACGTAGCTCTAGCCCAGCGTAAAGAGGAACGCCAGGCTCATCTTACCAACCAGTATATGCAGAGAATGGCAAGTGTAAGAGCAGTACCTAATCCTGTAATCAACCCCTACCAACCAGCACCTCCTTCAGGTTACTTCATGGCAGCTATCCCACAG ACTCAGAACCGTGCTGCATACTACCCCACTAGTCAACTTGCTCAGCTCAGACCAAGTCCTCGCTGGACTGCTCAGGGTGCCAGACCTCATC cGTTCCAAAACATGCCTGGTGCTATCCGCCCAGCAGCACCCAGACCACCATTTAGTACCATGAGACCAGCTTCTTCACAAGTTCCACGAGTCATGTCAACACAACGTGTTG CTAATACATCAACACAAACAATGGGTCCACGTCCTGCCGCAGCAGCTACTGCAGCTACTCCTGCTGTACGCACAGTACCACAATACAAATATGCTGCAGGTGTTCGTAATCCTCAGCAGCATCTTAATACACAGCCACAGGTTGCTATGCAGCAG CCTGCTGTCCATGTGCAAGGTCAGGAACCCTTGACTGCTTCCATGTTGGCTTCTGCCCCTCCACAAGAACAAAAGCAGATGTTAG GTGAACGTCTATTTCCTCTTATTCAAAACATGCATCCTACTCTGGCGGGTAAGATCACTGGTATGTTGTTGGAGATTGACAACTCCGAACTCCTTCACATGCTCGAGTCTCCTGAGTCTCTTCGTTCGAAG GTTGATGAAGCTGTAGCCGTACTACAAGCCCACCAAGCTAAAGAGGCTGCTCAAAAGGCAGTTAATAATCCCACTGGGGTTCCAAGTGTTTAA